The segment cgaAAGAagcttttgataaaatatttgaaattctttGCATTCAATATTTCACAATATACTTGGTGTGTTTCCCGCCATCATTTCTCATCCAAACCAGTCAACATTTTTTGCCTAcattcaaaagttaaaaatacaataatgacattcaaactaaattattatattaaacgttttattataataatctGATTAGATCAAAGAAAAAAGGCACAAATAAATCTActaaagaattaaaacttatCGTGTAATGCTATTTTTTCTAGACCCAAAGGAAGCTGTAGATATAAGAAAATGTCTGACAAATACTTGAAAGGGAAAAGTATTGGCTTCGTGGGAGCCGGGAATATGGCTTGGGCTATATTTCAAAACCTGCTGAAAAATGATGGTGAGTTTCAGTTTAttataattcttaaaaaaaactttcctcTATAACTTTTTTCAGCACTCAATGTGACACAAATAATAGTGACAGCTCCAAGCGAACGAAACCTTGGAAAGTGGAAGGAGGCTGGCGCGAAAACCACCACAAATAAcacagaaattttcaaaacctgTGACATCATAATTTTGGCCATGAAACCCCAACAATTCAAAGGAGACTGGAAAGGGGCTCTGACCTGCTTGAAGCAGTCAAAGGAGCAAATCTATCCAATCTACATCTCAGTGCTGGCTGGAATTTCTACCCAGAATGtcgaaaaaattctaaaagaaaAGAACTGTGTCGAGTCGACTCCCAGCGTTGTGCGGACAATGCCAAACACCCCAATGATGGTAGGATTTGGCGCCACCGTCATTTGTCCTGGGAGCAATTGCGACAAGATCTGCATTGAAACCACCAAGCTGATCTTTGGAGGCATCATATTGATATCAGAATTAGCGGGTATTTAAAGTGACTTTAATTTTAGCCGGAAATTGCGTGGTGGAAGAGGTGT is part of the Cloeon dipterum chromosome 1, ieCloDipt1.1, whole genome shotgun sequence genome and harbors:
- the LOC135946443 gene encoding pyrroline-5-carboxylate reductase 3-like — encoded protein: MSDKYLKGKSIGFVGAGNMAWAIFQNLLKNDALNVTQIIVTAPSERNLGKWKEAGAKTTTNNTEIFKTCDIIILAMKPQQFKGDWKGALTCLKQSKEQIYPIYISVLAGISTQNVEKILKEKNCVESTPSVVRTMPNTPMMVGFGATVICPGSNCDKICIETTKLIFGAGNCVVEEVSESLLDAAGTLVGCGPAFVYQFIECLADGAVAQGVPRDLANRLTAQMVMGAANMVQHTEKHPGLLKDEVCSPGGTTIAGIHALRRGNNFGVAIMDAIEASTTKSKQLND